One window of Candidatus Deferrimicrobium sp. genomic DNA carries:
- the gspC gene encoding type II secretion system protein GspC — MRKPAYLVVLGISIVVAAGSLGMTLSRYLSLRAYAPKAAARPSAVTAGRGGPTLPPEQWTNLFAPAQGMKLPSRLPAANAKSAPRSAFVLVGTIVSSSPAARRAILWANGMKQPKAFREKEEVEPGAILSSVERDKAWITRGNEREMLEILPVGSKVRASIPPSPVAAPGAPQAAATSPSQTPGDIKVERLADNRFSIDEAGVAQLSGNFNQFMTQVRMVPYFEGNKAAGYRLAAIRPGTTFDRLGFQGGDILQQVNGVDLSTPEKIAAIFQNLKDEKKVSVNIVRQGQKNTLTYEIR, encoded by the coding sequence TGGCGGCGGGTTCCCTCGGCATGACGTTGTCGAGATACCTCTCCCTTCGCGCATATGCCCCGAAAGCCGCGGCGCGCCCCTCCGCCGTAACCGCGGGGCGGGGGGGCCCCACACTTCCGCCGGAACAGTGGACCAACCTCTTCGCCCCTGCGCAGGGCATGAAATTGCCATCGAGGCTCCCGGCTGCGAACGCGAAATCCGCGCCGCGATCGGCGTTCGTCCTCGTGGGGACGATCGTCTCCTCCAGTCCTGCCGCACGCCGGGCGATCCTGTGGGCGAACGGGATGAAGCAGCCGAAGGCATTCCGCGAGAAGGAGGAGGTCGAGCCCGGGGCGATTCTTTCTTCCGTCGAGCGGGACAAGGCGTGGATCACACGGGGCAACGAGCGAGAGATGCTCGAGATTCTCCCCGTGGGCAGCAAGGTGCGCGCATCCATTCCCCCGTCTCCGGTCGCGGCGCCCGGCGCACCGCAGGCGGCTGCGACCTCCCCGTCCCAAACGCCCGGCGACATCAAGGTGGAACGCCTTGCGGACAACCGGTTCTCCATCGACGAAGCGGGGGTGGCGCAACTGTCCGGCAACTTCAACCAGTTCATGACCCAGGTCCGGATGGTGCCGTACTTCGAGGGGAACAAGGCGGCTGGGTACCGGCTCGCCGCGATTCGCCCCGGCACCACCTTCGATCGGCTCGGGTTCCAGGGTGGGGACATCCTCCAGCAGGTGAACGGGGTGGATCTCTCCACCCCCGAAAAGATTGCCGCCATCTTCCAGAACCTGAAGGATGAAAAGAAGGTGTCGGTGAACATCGTTCGCCAAGGTCAAAAGAACACGCTGACGTATGAAATTCGATGA
- the gspD gene encoding type II secretion system secretin GspD: protein MRIPVLLIAGLIALGPSVHAAEAPSANEAPPASVTAPPPTPSTAMENAVTGPGTDNIEAPPVPAPAEAPAAVPAPVPSAAPATAPAPPAQQQLYLSMDFTDVELPVLIKFMSEQTKKNFIFDERVQGKITIISPRRVTLDEAYEVFLSVLQAKGFTTVTQGNTIKIVPAREARQDSIHTGVSKETGSAEFITRLVPLQYLDSAEVVPLVAPLVSKDGMVSAFASSNTLMLIDSRANIDRIVSILAEVDTAGAPGVLRVYPLTYAVATEAAKILTSIYLEAGPTAAATGAKGRARGQILPSRGIAVKILPDARTNSLIVYAGQEMQNDVADLLEKINVPVAGTGKINVYYLENADAEEVSKVLASLSKERTAAAPTLAPAGRAAPPPATGGSVVSAELEGGVKVTPDKATNSLIIVASSNDYETLLGVIKKLDIRRRQVYVEAVIFEITLNKERDVGVEFRGAVQQGNNNAFLSGTNFGFTGGVNDLFTALAKGNPLLLTGTGLIAGGIGGNVTLPDGTKIPAITAVLRAAQTHTNVNILSSPHLLTLDNKEAEIIVGQNVPFISSQSRDQTNLANVINTVERKDVGITLRLTPHIKESDFVSLEIYQESSAIVGDTLLNANQVGPTTTKRSAKTTVVVKNGDTLVLGGMMQETYTTSASQVPLLGDIPLLGRLFRFKSVQRQKTNLLLLLTPHIIREPGQMVTTSQEQQKKMTGDFNEQKKDVEGTFPDPKPRGNR, encoded by the coding sequence ATGCGAATTCCTGTCCTGCTGATCGCCGGCCTGATCGCCCTCGGGCCCTCCGTGCATGCGGCCGAGGCGCCTTCGGCGAACGAGGCTCCCCCGGCCTCCGTGACGGCTCCGCCGCCCACACCCTCCACCGCCATGGAGAATGCCGTTACCGGGCCCGGGACGGACAATATCGAGGCGCCCCCCGTCCCGGCGCCCGCAGAGGCTCCCGCGGCGGTTCCGGCGCCCGTACCCTCTGCAGCCCCCGCGACGGCCCCGGCTCCCCCGGCGCAACAGCAGTTGTACCTGTCGATGGATTTCACCGACGTCGAGCTGCCGGTCCTCATCAAGTTCATGAGCGAGCAGACGAAGAAGAACTTCATCTTCGACGAGCGGGTGCAGGGGAAGATCACGATCATCTCCCCCCGCCGGGTAACCCTCGACGAGGCATACGAAGTCTTCCTTTCCGTGCTGCAGGCGAAGGGATTCACCACGGTCACGCAGGGGAACACGATCAAGATCGTCCCCGCCCGGGAGGCCCGCCAGGACTCGATCCACACCGGCGTCTCGAAGGAAACCGGATCCGCGGAGTTCATCACACGCCTCGTACCGCTGCAGTACCTCGATAGCGCCGAGGTCGTCCCGCTGGTGGCGCCGCTGGTCTCCAAGGACGGGATGGTCTCCGCGTTCGCTTCCTCCAACACGCTGATGCTGATCGACTCGCGCGCCAATATCGACCGGATCGTCTCGATCCTCGCCGAGGTCGACACCGCGGGGGCACCCGGTGTCCTACGGGTCTACCCGCTGACCTACGCCGTCGCGACCGAGGCAGCGAAGATCTTGACCTCCATCTATCTGGAGGCCGGCCCGACCGCAGCCGCCACCGGCGCCAAAGGCCGCGCGCGCGGGCAGATTCTCCCGTCCCGAGGCATCGCGGTGAAAATCCTGCCGGATGCGCGCACCAACAGCTTGATCGTCTACGCCGGCCAGGAGATGCAGAACGACGTGGCCGACCTGCTGGAGAAGATCAACGTTCCCGTCGCCGGCACCGGAAAAATAAACGTCTACTACCTCGAAAACGCCGACGCCGAAGAGGTGTCCAAGGTCCTCGCCTCCCTCTCGAAGGAGCGAACCGCCGCCGCTCCGACCCTCGCCCCGGCCGGGCGGGCCGCCCCTCCGCCGGCAACCGGGGGAAGCGTCGTCTCCGCCGAGCTCGAAGGCGGGGTGAAGGTCACTCCCGACAAGGCGACCAACTCCCTGATCATCGTTGCGTCGTCGAACGACTACGAGACGTTGCTGGGTGTCATCAAGAAGCTCGATATCCGCCGTCGGCAGGTCTACGTCGAGGCGGTGATCTTCGAGATCACCCTCAACAAGGAGCGGGACGTTGGGGTGGAATTCCGTGGGGCGGTGCAACAGGGCAATAACAATGCGTTCTTAAGCGGCACGAACTTCGGCTTCACCGGGGGCGTCAACGACCTCTTCACCGCCCTCGCCAAAGGCAACCCGCTCCTCTTGACCGGGACCGGCCTGATCGCCGGGGGAATCGGGGGGAATGTGACCCTGCCGGACGGCACCAAGATTCCCGCGATCACCGCGGTGCTGCGCGCGGCGCAGACGCACACAAACGTCAACATCCTGTCCTCGCCGCACCTGCTGACCCTCGACAACAAGGAGGCCGAGATCATCGTCGGCCAGAACGTTCCCTTCATCTCGAGCCAGTCCCGGGACCAGACGAACCTCGCCAACGTCATCAACACCGTCGAGCGGAAGGACGTCGGCATCACCCTGCGCCTGACGCCCCACATCAAAGAGAGCGACTTCGTGAGCCTGGAGATCTATCAGGAATCCTCCGCCATCGTCGGGGACACCCTCCTGAATGCGAACCAGGTCGGACCGACGACCACGAAACGGTCCGCCAAGACGACCGTGGTGGTGAAAAACGGCGACACGTTGGTCCTGGGGGGAATGATGCAGGAAACCTATACGACCTCGGCCAGCCAGGTGCCGCTCCTCGGCGACATCCCGCTTCTTGGCAGACTGTTCAGGTTCAAGTCCGTGCAGCGCCAGAAGACGAACCTGCTCCTGCTGCTCACACCCCACATCATTCGCGAGCCGGGACAGATGGTGACGACGTCCCAGGAGCAGCAGAAGAAGATGACCGGTGATTTCAACGAGCAGAAAAAGGATGTCGAGGGGACGTTCCCCGACCCGAAGCCCAGGGGGAATCGGTGA
- the gspE gene encoding type II secretion system ATPase GspE, with amino-acid sequence MTEPSKTTAPPGAGELVPEGGLLAKIPIGYSRKHLLLPCRTATGEIVLLSGGKPEAREAIDEMRFLAGSTRVVCAPEDEVLARIDAAYERAHSPENEIVEGLPGEWDLDPTAAIEETRDLLESPDEAPVIRFVHAVLFRAIRERSSDIHFEPYEKELIVRNRVDGILYPMITAPRKWHAPAVSRVKVMAGLDIAERRLPQDGRIKIRLGGREIDIRVSTVPTSFGERAVLRLLDRGNAIFGLSDMGLDPADLATLERFLSRSNGILLVTGPTGSGKTTTLYAALRHLDSGTKNIITIEDPVEYQFQGIGQIQVNPKIQLTFASGLRSILRQDPDIIMVGEIRDAEAAEIAIQASLTGHLVLSTLHTNDSASAVTRLVDMGIEPFLVASSLSGVVAQRLVRLLCPECKTPYVPTAVDARSVGLPSPPETPFFRPGGCEKCLQTGYLGRIALFEILPADETIRSMILTRADADGIRNLAVSRGMRTILAAGAEKVIAGETSVEEVLRVTQEE; translated from the coding sequence GTGACCGAACCGTCGAAGACGACGGCGCCGCCCGGCGCAGGCGAACTTGTCCCGGAGGGAGGCCTGCTCGCCAAGATCCCGATCGGGTACTCCCGCAAGCATCTGCTCCTCCCCTGCCGGACCGCGACCGGGGAGATCGTCCTTCTGTCGGGGGGGAAGCCGGAGGCGCGGGAGGCGATCGACGAGATGCGTTTCCTCGCCGGATCCACCCGGGTCGTCTGCGCGCCGGAAGACGAGGTGCTCGCACGGATCGACGCCGCGTACGAGCGGGCGCACTCCCCGGAGAATGAGATCGTGGAGGGGCTTCCGGGGGAATGGGACCTCGACCCGACGGCCGCCATCGAGGAGACGCGGGATCTTCTCGAGTCGCCCGACGAGGCGCCGGTCATCCGCTTCGTACACGCCGTCCTGTTCCGGGCGATCCGGGAGCGATCCAGCGACATCCACTTCGAGCCGTACGAAAAGGAACTCATTGTCCGCAACCGTGTCGACGGCATCCTCTACCCGATGATCACCGCCCCCCGGAAGTGGCACGCCCCGGCGGTCTCCCGGGTCAAGGTCATGGCGGGGCTCGACATCGCCGAGCGTCGCCTGCCCCAGGACGGGCGGATCAAGATCCGCCTCGGGGGCCGGGAGATCGACATTCGCGTCTCCACCGTCCCCACCTCCTTCGGCGAGCGCGCCGTGCTGCGCCTCCTCGACCGGGGGAACGCCATTTTCGGGCTTTCCGACATGGGCCTCGACCCCGCGGACCTCGCGACGTTGGAGCGGTTCCTTTCCCGGTCCAACGGCATCCTCCTCGTCACCGGCCCGACCGGCTCCGGAAAGACGACCACGCTCTACGCCGCCCTGCGCCACCTCGACTCGGGCACCAAGAACATCATCACGATCGAGGACCCGGTGGAGTACCAGTTCCAGGGAATCGGGCAGATCCAGGTGAACCCGAAGATCCAGCTGACGTTCGCCAGCGGGCTGCGCTCCATCCTGCGCCAGGACCCCGACATCATCATGGTGGGGGAGATCCGGGACGCGGAGGCGGCCGAGATCGCCATCCAGGCGTCGTTGACCGGGCACCTGGTCCTCTCGACGCTCCACACCAACGATTCGGCCAGCGCGGTCACCCGCCTCGTGGACATGGGGATCGAACCGTTCCTCGTCGCCTCCTCCCTCTCGGGCGTCGTTGCCCAGCGGCTGGTGCGGCTCCTGTGCCCCGAATGCAAGACCCCCTATGTACCCACCGCCGTGGATGCGCGGAGCGTGGGGCTCCCTTCGCCGCCCGAAACCCCTTTCTTCCGGCCGGGCGGATGCGAGAAGTGCCTCCAGACGGGGTATCTGGGCCGCATCGCGCTGTTCGAGATCCTCCCCGCGGACGAAACGATCCGGTCGATGATCCTCACCCGGGCAGATGCGGACGGGATCCGGAACCTCGCCGTCTCCCGCGGGATGCGAACGATCCTCGCGGCCGGTGCGGAGAAGGTCATCGCCGGGGAGACCTCGGTGGAAGAGGTCCTGCGCGTCACGCAGGAGGAGTGA
- the gspF gene encoding type II secretion system inner membrane protein GspF, whose product MATFRYTGISRAGVSQKGTIEADSAILARRKLHAEGVFPLTLKEGPPERRGGFLPSLLRRADFLPLLTRQLATLLGAGVPLVGALQSVTTQVDDPESRQILVDLQEAVREGAPLARAVEAHPETFPNLYSSMVRAGEESGTLPLSLSRLADHLEEQARTRNRVRSALTYPLLMAVVAALVVVFLLTFVVPKIVGIFSHLGQALPLPTRILIGITDVLAASWWALLILTAGAVFGIRKYLSTERGKKARDTLLLRLPLVGRLEHLSALSRFARTLSTLISGGIPVDRALRIVAPVVGNVVITEQIEISADRVVQGATLSESLRPHAEIPPTLVQMVAVGEESGALGDLLYRAADAMDEETNARLSRLLSLLEPLIILVMGTVVAFIVVSVLLPLLDISQIVR is encoded by the coding sequence GTGGCGACGTTCCGCTACACCGGGATCTCCCGCGCCGGCGTCTCGCAGAAGGGGACCATCGAAGCGGACAGCGCCATCCTTGCCAGACGGAAGCTCCACGCGGAAGGGGTCTTCCCCCTCACCCTGAAAGAGGGACCGCCGGAGCGCCGTGGCGGGTTTCTCCCCTCCCTCCTCCGAAGGGCGGATTTCCTCCCGCTGCTGACCCGGCAGCTCGCCACGCTGCTGGGAGCGGGCGTTCCGCTCGTGGGCGCCCTGCAGTCGGTGACGACCCAGGTAGATGACCCGGAGAGCCGCCAGATCCTCGTCGACCTGCAGGAGGCCGTCCGGGAGGGAGCGCCGCTGGCGCGCGCCGTAGAGGCCCACCCGGAGACGTTCCCGAACCTCTATTCCAGCATGGTGCGGGCCGGGGAGGAGAGCGGAACGCTCCCGCTCTCCCTGTCCCGCCTCGCCGACCACCTCGAGGAGCAAGCCCGGACCCGGAACCGGGTACGCTCAGCGCTCACCTACCCGCTCCTGATGGCGGTCGTGGCGGCCCTCGTCGTGGTGTTCCTCCTGACCTTCGTCGTCCCGAAGATCGTGGGTATCTTTTCGCACCTCGGACAAGCCCTCCCCCTTCCGACGCGAATCCTCATCGGGATCACCGACGTCCTCGCGGCCTCGTGGTGGGCGCTCCTGATCCTTACCGCCGGGGCGGTCTTCGGAATCCGGAAATACCTGTCCACCGAGCGCGGCAAGAAGGCCCGTGACACCCTCCTTCTCCGTCTGCCCCTCGTGGGACGGCTCGAGCACCTTTCCGCCCTCTCGCGGTTCGCGCGCACCTTGTCCACGCTGATCTCGGGAGGGATCCCGGTGGACCGCGCGCTGCGGATCGTGGCGCCCGTCGTCGGGAACGTGGTGATCACGGAACAGATCGAGATCTCGGCGGATCGCGTGGTGCAGGGGGCAACCCTCTCCGAATCGCTGCGGCCGCATGCCGAAATCCCTCCCACGCTTGTGCAGATGGTGGCGGTGGGCGAGGAAAGCGGGGCCCTCGGCGACCTCCTCTACCGGGCTGCCGACGCGATGGACGAGGAGACGAACGCCCGCCTTTCGCGCCTGCTTTCCCTGCTCGAGCCGCTGATCATCCTCGTGATGGGGACGGTCGTCGCGTTCATCGTCGTGTCGGTCCTGCTGCCGCTGCTCGACATTTCACAGATCGTCCGATAG
- the gspG gene encoding type II secretion system major pseudopilin GspG: MESKKIVMRRLRDQAGFTLIEIMVVIVILGLLAALVVPKLIGRTEEAKKTQSRVQIKHLQQALGLFKLDNGFYPTTEQGLEALVKIPDTGRIPKNYRKDGYLDRVPKDPWGNAYVYVSPGTHGDYDISSYGADNAPGGEGEDGDINSWDAK, encoded by the coding sequence ATGGAATCGAAAAAAATCGTGATGAGGAGACTCCGGGACCAGGCGGGGTTCACCCTCATCGAAATCATGGTCGTCATCGTTATCCTCGGCCTGCTGGCGGCCCTGGTGGTGCCCAAGCTGATCGGGCGGACCGAGGAGGCGAAGAAGACCCAGTCCCGGGTCCAGATCAAGCACCTCCAGCAGGCCCTCGGCTTGTTCAAGCTCGACAACGGGTTCTATCCCACAACCGAGCAGGGGCTCGAGGCGTTGGTCAAGATCCCAGACACCGGCAGGATCCCCAAGAATTATCGGAAGGACGGCTACCTGGACCGTGTGCCGAAGGACCCGTGGGGGAATGCGTACGTGTACGTGAGCCCCGGGACGCACGGCGATTACGACATCAGCTCCTACGGTGCGGACAATGCCCCGGGTGGCGAAGGCGAGGATGGGGACATCAACTCCTGGGACGCCAAGTAA
- a CDS encoding prepilin-type N-terminal cleavage/methylation domain-containing protein: MGTSTPGTPSNRGFTLVELAVVLFVLGLVLWVALPRLSRVGEPGRDSVFRALSAASEAAYDLSLFEKRETRLVLHPSDGTYEFIHPDRPTEEKRTQEFGSRLSVTGIRIEGEDRPLDIPTEIRYLPGGRVASARIFFRDNGGGDTDTPSQWTLRLSTFDGSMKILEGTVIEDE, encoded by the coding sequence ATGGGGACATCAACTCCTGGGACGCCAAGTAATCGCGGATTCACGCTCGTCGAGCTCGCCGTCGTCCTGTTCGTGCTCGGCCTGGTGCTGTGGGTCGCACTTCCGCGACTTTCTCGTGTTGGCGAGCCCGGCCGGGACTCGGTATTCCGCGCTCTTTCCGCGGCTTCCGAGGCGGCGTACGACCTTTCCCTCTTCGAGAAGCGGGAGACCCGGCTCGTCCTGCATCCGTCCGACGGGACGTACGAGTTCATCCATCCGGACCGCCCGACCGAGGAGAAGCGTACGCAGGAGTTCGGCTCCCGCCTGTCGGTGACCGGGATCCGCATCGAGGGGGAGGATCGCCCGCTCGACATTCCCACGGAGATCCGATATCTCCCCGGCGGCCGGGTCGCGTCGGCGCGCATTTTCTTTCGAGACAACGGGGGTGGGGATACGGATACACCCTCCCAATGGACCCTCCGCCTCAGCACGTTCGACGGCTCGATGAAGATCCTCGAGGGAACGGTGATTGAAGATGAATGA
- a CDS encoding prepilin-type N-terminal cleavage/methylation domain-containing protein: protein MNDRRGFTLLEVLVSLAILSVTLLLAYQVLSGAIAAEDRSERWTIASCLGEVLVRESTAVWPETGDTEGKFAAPMDSYSWTRSIVPAAHPDAREVHVTVTWSSEGREEQVTLSGVAIK, encoded by the coding sequence ATGAATGATCGCCGCGGATTCACCCTGCTCGAGGTGCTGGTCTCCCTCGCCATCCTGTCGGTCACCCTGCTGCTCGCCTACCAGGTCCTCTCCGGCGCGATCGCTGCGGAGGACCGTTCCGAACGGTGGACCATCGCCTCCTGCCTCGGTGAGGTTCTCGTCCGGGAGTCCACGGCGGTGTGGCCCGAGACCGGGGACACGGAGGGAAAGTTCGCCGCACCGATGGACTCCTACTCCTGGACGCGCTCGATCGTTCCGGCCGCGCACCCCGACGCCCGGGAAGTCCATGTCACCGTCACCTGGTCCTCCGAAGGCCGGGAGGAGCAGGTCACCCTCTCCGGCGTCGCTATCAAGTGA
- a CDS encoding prepilin-type N-terminal cleavage/methylation domain-containing protein, which translates to MRTPVRREGFTLLEILLALSVLSVILLLLLSAFTGAARVRETLSSRAREFRQIRLVLDRIGTDLMCAFASSSRVESALSLREDQFSGLPAATLIFTAFQLPDGDGGHPPSEIVKIRYYPRIGADGVTLELHREQSDLPFIENKIPARESTVADGLRGFRIELYDGTTWVKEWPTGGGTKTAMPKKAAITLLNERGDTYRREVPIPLAGREGTVTWSGRRPGKS; encoded by the coding sequence ATGCGAACGCCCGTTCGCCGCGAAGGATTCACCCTCCTCGAGATCCTGCTCGCCCTGTCGGTGCTCTCGGTCATCCTCCTGCTCCTGCTCTCGGCGTTCACGGGGGCGGCCAGGGTGCGCGAGACGCTCTCCTCGCGGGCGCGGGAATTCCGCCAGATCCGCCTCGTCCTTGACCGCATCGGGACCGACCTCATGTGCGCCTTCGCGTCCTCGTCGCGGGTAGAGTCCGCACTGTCCCTGCGCGAGGATCAGTTCTCCGGATTGCCGGCCGCTACGCTCATCTTCACGGCCTTTCAGCTTCCCGATGGAGATGGCGGCCACCCCCCCTCGGAAATCGTCAAGATCCGATATTACCCGAGAATCGGCGCCGACGGCGTCACCCTCGAACTGCACCGGGAGCAATCCGACCTCCCGTTCATCGAGAACAAGATTCCCGCCAGGGAATCCACAGTGGCGGACGGGCTCCGGGGCTTCCGCATCGAGCTGTACGACGGAACCACGTGGGTAAAAGAGTGGCCGACGGGGGGAGGCACGAAAACGGCGATGCCGAAGAAAGCCGCCATCACACTGCTGAACGAGCGCGGGGATACGTATCGCCGCGAGGTCCCGATCCCGCTGGCCGGCCGGGAGGGGACCGTGACCTGGTCCGGGCGGCGCCCGGGCAAATCATGA
- the gspK gene encoding type II secretion system minor pseudopilin GspK, which produces MTRRRENEKGIALLVTLLILVLIVALAHEVFRIGAQSAQTGAYGRDSIRCILLAEAGTGAARIALREDARSNQNDTLDEFWSRAALPITLGDGEVLVTIEDEERKINLNRIMLSNGNAPDDQRLAVFQRLLDTLGIDRAVADAVVDWLDNDENPRVGGAESSYYLGLPQPYRAKNDLFDTIGELRLVRGVTAEVFEKLLPFVTVSSSGLVNINTAPKEVLMSLSAGTDLAEGGAIDSKTADDIIAYRKDHPFTTASQIGNVSPFLRDLYARTLIRNLLDVKSTYFHTRSSGNIGGTVRTIDAIGFRAGNEVQWRFWRIE; this is translated from the coding sequence ATGACCCGTCGGCGCGAGAATGAGAAGGGGATCGCCCTCCTCGTCACCCTCCTGATCCTGGTACTCATTGTCGCCCTCGCCCACGAGGTCTTCCGGATCGGTGCGCAGTCGGCCCAGACGGGCGCGTACGGGAGGGATTCCATCCGCTGCATCCTGCTGGCCGAAGCCGGCACCGGCGCCGCGCGGATCGCCCTGCGGGAGGACGCCCGGAGCAATCAAAACGACACCCTCGACGAGTTCTGGTCCCGTGCCGCCTTGCCGATCACGCTCGGGGATGGTGAAGTCCTGGTCACCATCGAGGACGAGGAACGGAAGATCAATCTGAACCGAATCATGCTGTCGAACGGGAATGCCCCGGACGATCAGCGCCTCGCCGTGTTCCAGCGTCTCCTAGACACCCTCGGGATCGACCGGGCCGTGGCGGACGCCGTCGTCGACTGGCTGGACAACGACGAAAACCCCCGCGTCGGAGGGGCGGAGAGTTCGTACTACCTCGGCCTTCCGCAACCGTACCGGGCCAAGAACGACCTGTTCGACACGATCGGGGAGCTGCGCCTGGTGCGCGGCGTGACCGCCGAGGTCTTCGAGAAGCTGCTCCCCTTCGTGACCGTTTCCTCCTCCGGACTGGTGAACATCAACACCGCCCCGAAGGAGGTGCTGATGTCCCTCTCGGCAGGGACGGACCTGGCCGAGGGTGGGGCGATCGACTCGAAGACCGCGGACGATATCATCGCATACCGGAAGGATCACCCGTTCACAACCGCGAGCCAGATCGGAAACGTCTCCCCGTTCCTGCGGGATCTGTACGCCCGAACCTTGATCAGGAATCTCCTGGACGTCAAATCGACGTATTTCCACACGCGCTCGTCCGGAAACATCGGGGGGACCGTCCGGACGATCGACGCCATCGGATTTCGCGCGGGAAATGAGGTACAATGGCGATTCTGGCGAATCGAGTAG
- the gspM gene encoding type II secretion system protein GspM — translation MLRDREKRVLVFGGAAAAVLLLLVFLVIPGISRIKSQARAVAVAETDLAEVRKARPEIERIQSETAAKAGMVRAAANVKDAPLSRITSVLQEAGIPQAALNIKSGGARDGELFREEAFDVRIENLTYLEAVKTLQRLSAGTLPVAIRSASLKSRYDDARYLDVTLRVGYLAPKP, via the coding sequence GTGCTTCGTGACCGGGAGAAGCGCGTCCTCGTGTTCGGAGGGGCCGCGGCAGCCGTTCTCCTTCTCCTTGTCTTTCTCGTGATTCCGGGCATCTCGCGGATCAAGTCGCAGGCGCGCGCGGTCGCCGTCGCCGAGACCGACCTCGCCGAGGTGCGCAAGGCGCGCCCCGAGATCGAGCGGATCCAGAGCGAAACCGCCGCGAAAGCGGGAATGGTCCGGGCCGCCGCCAACGTCAAGGATGCCCCCCTGTCCAGGATCACCTCCGTGCTCCAGGAGGCGGGGATCCCGCAAGCGGCGTTGAACATCAAGTCGGGCGGCGCGCGCGACGGCGAGCTCTTCCGGGAGGAAGCGTTCGACGTCCGGATCGAGAATCTCACGTACCTCGAGGCCGTCAAGACGCTTCAGCGGCTCTCGGCGGGGACGCTCCCGGTGGCCATCCGCTCCGCGTCCCTCAAGAGCCGTTACGACGACGCCCGCTACCTCGACGTGACCCTTCGTGTCGGATACCTCGCCCCGAAACCGTAA